The genomic region GTAATATTCATGTTCTGCTCTTCTAAAAGCAAAATCATCAGCAGATTTAGTTCCATCCAAGTCAGCGACGTATTTATACACGCCTTCAGCTAAACCGATATGATCTAAACCTACATTCGTAATGGCTAAATCTTCTTCTAAAAAAGGTCCTTTACTAGAATATTCTCCTAGTCTATTCCCTAAAATCCAGCTATTATCAGCTATTCTTAAACTATATTTTTGTAAATGGTTCATTTTATTTTTAGACTTTAAGATTTTAAGACAAAAGACGTTAAGACTTCCGCTTATTCTTATTGATTCAATATTGTACTTCGACCAATAGTCTTATTTCTTGACTCTTCTGGTCTTCAGTCTAAACAACTATATATGCTTTGCTCCTTCTGGCATTACATAAAATGTAGGATGGCGATATGCTTTATCATTAGCAGGATCGAAAAAAGCACCTACATCTTCTGGTTGGCTAGCCACAATATCTTCTGCTTTTACCACCCATAATGCTGTTCCTTCTGAACGACGTGTATATAAGTCTCTAGCATTTTCCATTGCCATACTCTTGTCATAAGCATGAACTGCTCCTGCATGCCTAAATGGTTTCCCTGGTTTTGTTTGAACAAATACTTCCCAAACTGGTCCTTGATTATCTGTACTCATTTTTTTATTATTTAGATTCAAGATTAAAAGATTTAAGATAAAAGACAAATTAACTTTTTCTATACTCTAATCTTGTTACTTTTTCATTTATTATTAACTGCGTTCCTTTCGGTCAGGCTATCCGCTATATCTTTTTTGCAATTCTCAATACAATTTCATTTTTTCAAAATTAAACCACTCGAACCGACTAAAAAACTATCGTTTCTATCCTTAACGCATTTTTCTCAATTGGTCAATTAGCTAATTACCCTACTAATTCCATTTGTTTTTTACCATATGCAGCAGCAGCTTCTCTTACCCATGCTCCATCATCATGTGCTTTTTTATGGTGTTTTAAACGTTGCGCATTACATGGTCCGTTTCCTTTGATAACATTCCAAAATTCGTCCCAATCAATATCACTTGTTTTATAAGATCCATTCGGTAGTAACTCAACATTATCATCTGGAACCTTTAATCCAATTAATTCTGCTTGAGGAATTGTTTTATCAATAAACTGTTGACGTAAATCATCGTTCGATTCTAGTTTAATTCCCCATTTCATTGATTGACCAGAATTAGCAGATTCTTTATCATGAGGACCAAACATCATTAATGAAGGCCACCACCATCTATTTAATGCCTCTTGAGCCATTTGTTTTTGCTCAGGAGTCCCTTTAGCCATTTCAGCCATTATTTCATAACCTTGACGTTGATGGAAACTTTCTTCTTTACAAATTCTAACCATCGCTCTAGAATATGGTCCATAAGATGTTCGTTGTAAAGAGACTTGATTTACAATGGCAGCTCCGTCAACTAACCAACCAATAGCTCCCATATCTGCCCAAGTTGGAGATGGGTAGTTAAATACACTTGCATATTTTGCTTTCCCCTCATGTAACCACTGAATATATTGATCTCTTGAGACCCCTAAAGTTTCAGCAGCACAATATAAATACAAACCATGCCCTCCTTCATCTTGAATTTTGGCCATCAAAATTTTCTTAGCTCTTAAGCTAGGTGCTCTTGTAATCCAGTTTCCTTCAGGTTGCATTCCTATCACCTCAGAATGGGCATGTTGAGACATCTGACGCACTAATGTTTGTCTATATTTCTCTGGCATCCAATCTTTTGGTTCTATTTTTATCCCTGCATCAATTTTCGCTTGAAACTCTTCTAACTTTTTTTGATCTTCCATAATTTTATATAGTAGCTTTAGTGCCTTGAATATACTAAGAAGTTATCTAAAGTTGAAACGATACATTAAAAATTAACTCTTTTTGTATTCAATTTCACTTATATAGAACGCTTCTATTTATTTATCATTTTCAAATGAAGGAACATCAGTCAAAACTTCATATCCTTCTAAATTAGTTATTCCCCAATTATCAAATTCTTCTTTTGACCATAACTCAGGGAAGAATACCCTTTTTTGATATTTAGGATGCATATATTTTCTCCATGGGCTTCCGCCTGTTGCATCAGCATCTCCTAAATACTTTCCTGCTGCATTATAATGTGCCATCACCCAACTGACATTTACTGTATGGTCATAATGACGCATAGCATTTATTAAACCAATATCTTCTCTTACTTTTAGTGGCAATGATTTAAACTTGGTCCATAAGTTCGTTTGGTTATAATTACGCATTACACGTAACAACTTGACTTTATACTTATCTTCAAAAAACTGTAGTAATGGCGTTTTCTTATCTGAATTAGGTATTTTGCCTGCTGCTTGCCAATAAAGGTATTCAAAAGCATATTCAAACGGAGTATTTCTATCAATAATTTTTCTAAAACGATAGTCTATTAAGTTAATTAACTCTGTTGAACAAAACTCAATCATTCTATATTGAGCACTTTGGAATCCACTTGCAGGAGTTAACGTGTTCCTAAACTTCATATACTGCTCCACATCCATTCCATCTCCCATAATATCAAACGACTTTGATAACATATCAAAATAACGGCTAATACGCATGAGGTGTTTGGTAAATTTTTCAGCAGTTATTTCTTCTGCATTCGCAATTTGATCGATTTCCCAAATTACCATCTTAAATAGCAATTCATTGATTTGATGGTACATGATAAATACCATTTCATCTGGTTGATCAGTACGTTGAATCTGTAAACCTAATAAGGCATCTGTTTGGATATAATCCCAATACGTAATAGGGTTGCCATGCAACAAACCTTCTAACAATACATCTGGATTTATTCCTAAATCGTTGTATTTTTTATCAATCTGTTCCAATATTTCTTTTCTTTCCATTGTTCTTTGTGTGTAGTTTGTTTTATTTACAATGTTTATTTATTATGAATTCAATTATTCTTAAGGGATTTCAAAAAAGTCAAAAAAGTAGATAACAGCAGCTTGCTCTTTATCTACCCCTCTAGCAGAACCTATTATGCTTCCTCTTTTTCTAATATCTCCATTCGACTCAATTCTTCCCACAATACTCCCACTCTTCCTTACATCACCGTTCGATTCCACTCTTCCTACAATTGAACCATTTTTACGAATACTACCGTTCGATTCTATTCTACCTTTTATACTTCCACTCACACGTATTGAACCATTTGATTCAAATTTACCTTTGATACTCCCTCTAATACGTACAGCACCATCTGATTCGATTCTCCCAAAACTAGAACCTCCTTTTCTTAAGTCTTGAGCTAAACCAAAACTTGCTAAGCCTAAGAATAGCACTGCTAATGTTATTATATTTCTTAACTTCATAGTTTACCTGTTAATCAACCTCTTTTATTCCTATTTGCTCTCCATGAGAGAACATTTAATCAATACTTATTATTTTAAATTCTGTTCTTCTGTTTAAGTCATGTGCTTTATTTTGTAGTTCTTTTGTTGGTAATGCCAAGGTTTCTTCTTTTGAAATTAACAAAGCTGATTCACCTTTTCCTGATGACTTCAATCGAGATTCACTAATGCCTTTTGAAATTAAATAATACATTACACTTTCAGCTCTCCTTTTAGACAAAGCGTTATTAAACATTTCATTACCTCTTACATCTGTATGAACAACAATTTTTAACTTAAATTGATGTTTTTTTAAAAATAAAACTAATGAATCAAGTTGCTTTTTTCCTACTGAATGTAACCTCCCATCATAAAACCAAACATCCTCAACTAAAACACTCCCTGCTTCAAACACCGAATCTTCTAGTGTAAATGTTTTCGAATAATGTGCATCAAACTTAGCTTGTAATAAAGAATCGATATTGGTAGAATCTATTGTTTGAGCATAAGCATTTATAACCAATAAATTGGTTAGTAAAACAATGATACTCCATACTCTTTTCATCTTTTCAATATCAAATAATCCTTAGCTATTCTACTATCAACAGAAAAACAAA from Flavobacteriales bacterium harbors:
- the paaB gene encoding 1,2-phenylacetyl-CoA epoxidase subunit B; protein product: MSTDNQGPVWEVFVQTKPGKPFRHAGAVHAYDKSMAMENARDLYTRRSEGTALWVVKAEDIVASQPEDVGAFFDPANDKAYRHPTFYVMPEGAKHI
- the paaA gene encoding 1,2-phenylacetyl-CoA epoxidase subunit A: MMEDQKKLEEFQAKIDAGIKIEPKDWMPEKYRQTLVRQMSQHAHSEVIGMQPEGNWITRAPSLRAKKILMAKIQDEGGHGLYLYCAAETLGVSRDQYIQWLHEGKAKYASVFNYPSPTWADMGAIGWLVDGAAIVNQVSLQRTSYGPYSRAMVRICKEESFHQRQGYEIMAEMAKGTPEQKQMAQEALNRWWWPSLMMFGPHDKESANSGQSMKWGIKLESNDDLRQQFIDKTIPQAELIGLKVPDDNVELLPNGSYKTSDIDWDEFWNVIKGNGPCNAQRLKHHKKAHDDGAWVREAAAAYGKKQMELVG
- a CDS encoding tryptophan 2,3-dioxygenase family protein, with amino-acid sequence MERKEILEQIDKKYNDLGINPDVLLEGLLHGNPITYWDYIQTDALLGLQIQRTDQPDEMVFIMYHQINELLFKMVIWEIDQIANAEEITAEKFTKHLMRISRYFDMLSKSFDIMGDGMDVEQYMKFRNTLTPASGFQSAQYRMIEFCSTELINLIDYRFRKIIDRNTPFEYAFEYLYWQAAGKIPNSDKKTPLLQFFEDKYKVKLLRVMRNYNQTNLWTKFKSLPLKVREDIGLINAMRHYDHTVNVSWVMAHYNAAGKYLGDADATGGSPWRKYMHPKYQKRVFFPELWSKEEFDNWGITNLEGYEVLTDVPSFENDK
- a CDS encoding polymer-forming cytoskeletal protein, with the translated sequence MKLRNIITLAVLFLGLASFGLAQDLRKGGSSFGRIESDGAVRIRGSIKGKFESNGSIRVSGSIKGRIESNGSIRKNGSIVGRVESNGDVRKSGSIVGRIESNGDIRKRGSIIGSARGVDKEQAAVIYFFDFFEIP
- a CDS encoding OmpA family protein — protein: MKRVWSIIVLLTNLLVINAYAQTIDSTNIDSLLQAKFDAHYSKTFTLEDSVFEAGSVLVEDVWFYDGRLHSVGKKQLDSLVLFLKKHQFKLKIVVHTDVRGNEMFNNALSKRRAESVMYYLISKGISESRLKSSGKGESALLISKEETLALPTKELQNKAHDLNRRTEFKIISID